A window of Sphingobacterium sp. SRCM116780 contains these coding sequences:
- a CDS encoding PepSY-associated TM helix domain-containing protein translates to MLSKINAWLHLWLGLAAGIPVVILSITGCVLVFEHDIKALTTNYIWVEAQKSENQLPPSAIYKAVQAAIPDKEIASSWYYGLDKSVKVSLDQSDSVVYVNPYTAEILAVVNHENFFHFMDEGHRHLWMPNKIGRQIVGWSTFIFFSLLITGLILWWPKKWNKRSREQSFTIKWKARFKRINYDLHNVLGFYALTIALVMCLTGLIMSFPWMRKSVVWLSGGYPNKTEKVEKEIPQDQPLNEALFVADQIWYKVRHEYARHNKEAVIVHYPEADDKTVYACTDMENGIWRDLTFDRNTLELTGRKQGAIDDANPTEWLMRANYALHTGFIGGMTTKIIYFLASLICASLPITGFYIWWGKKKKSTKKPKLARSITS, encoded by the coding sequence ATGCTCAGTAAAATTAATGCATGGCTACACCTTTGGTTAGGATTGGCAGCGGGTATACCTGTGGTCATTTTGAGTATTACGGGCTGTGTACTTGTCTTTGAACATGACATCAAAGCATTAACCACAAATTATATTTGGGTAGAAGCTCAAAAATCAGAAAATCAACTACCTCCTTCAGCAATCTATAAAGCTGTTCAAGCTGCTATTCCTGACAAGGAAATAGCAAGCTCTTGGTATTACGGATTAGACAAATCAGTTAAAGTGAGTTTAGATCAATCGGATAGTGTTGTGTATGTGAATCCATATACTGCTGAAATATTGGCAGTGGTCAATCATGAAAATTTCTTCCATTTCATGGATGAGGGTCACCGTCACTTATGGATGCCGAACAAGATCGGTCGTCAAATTGTGGGTTGGAGTACCTTCATATTCTTTTCTCTACTCATCACTGGTCTTATCTTATGGTGGCCAAAAAAATGGAACAAAAGATCGAGAGAGCAAAGTTTCACTATAAAATGGAAGGCACGATTTAAAAGGATCAATTATGATCTTCATAATGTTCTGGGATTTTACGCCTTAACGATCGCTCTAGTCATGTGTCTTACAGGATTAATCATGAGTTTTCCTTGGATGCGAAAATCTGTTGTATGGCTCAGTGGTGGTTATCCAAACAAAACAGAAAAAGTAGAAAAAGAGATTCCTCAAGATCAACCGTTGAATGAGGCTTTGTTCGTGGCAGATCAAATCTGGTACAAAGTACGTCATGAATATGCTCGTCATAATAAAGAAGCTGTTATTGTCCACTATCCTGAAGCAGATGACAAAACAGTCTATGCGTGTACTGATATGGAAAATGGTATTTGGAGGGATTTGACTTTTGATCGGAATACGCTTGAACTCACCGGAAGAAAACAAGGAGCTATTGATGATGCCAATCCAACAGAGTGGTTGATGCGCGCCAATTATGCGCTACATACTGGTTTTATTGGTGGTATGACGACCAAAATAATTTACTTTTTAGCTTCCCTTATTTGTGCAAGTTTACCAATTACAGGTTTCTATATTTGGTGGGGAAAAAAGAAAAAATCAACGAAAAAACCAAAGCTTGCTCGTTCAATAACTTCTTAA
- a CDS encoding outer membrane beta-barrel family protein, protein MFHYFRYFISLFLVSTLLFAHAQQSTKVIGQIIDQNTEAVPYVQVSLHHVHDGTVAKVIVADSTGNFMFPNPSFGNYYVRINSMTYQDIFSPHFRLNEFINEYNLGKIILQQNNAYLAEVVINKRKQFIEQQQDKTVFNIENSALADGNNGLELLAKIPGIAVDDHGTFSIKGKSGASIMINGKLTYLSADQLANLLRSTSSADINKIEVMSNPNAKQDAAGTSGIINIVLKKGLKQGFNGAISGNIGAGRGLHLGGSVNLNFRTEKINAFGSYNQYFQNLRYYNSLTRYFHKDSQAQPKTFSQQENKIQPKLRSNNFRVGMDFYLSPKQTLGFLVNGGLGKYPKHEPTTTQFRNFETKDLIWLASTITAGKERWEDMLYNINYNLKFNESGHELKIDFDLIDHYSKMDQTLTTQHSNENQNNIRPLSSRIGDIPSDNKVYVAKIDYSLPLAEQFKLETGWKTSHIRTENDLQYDTLQNGNYVPDLSTSNHFIYKETIQAGYINLSKTWNKISTQVGLRAEYTSTNGNQITIDEQFSKDYLKLFPSAFISYSLNTNHKLQLGYSYRVERPSFWDLNPFRVYTDPFSYSEGNATLDPAYEHAFEMNYTLVNKYMFTLNYANRSDVVNEIIGIDPTNAHITYEKPENIGSFRNYGISFIAPMQIVSWWTATYFANFYQNAYEIPQENQLIKRAGNTLTLNTQNNFKLPKDWSLELGGNYMSGLTVGLSKIKSYGLVYTGIQKNILNKKATVKLVVNDIFRTNNRRFETVSNTVRLIGRSNPDSRTAILSFNYRFGGSDNSIKQRSTGSEEIKNRL, encoded by the coding sequence ATGTTTCATTATTTCAGATATTTCATTAGTCTCTTTTTGGTTTCTACTTTACTTTTCGCACATGCTCAGCAATCAACTAAAGTCATTGGGCAGATTATTGATCAAAATACAGAAGCCGTTCCATATGTTCAAGTAAGTTTACATCATGTCCATGATGGGACTGTTGCAAAAGTTATTGTTGCTGATAGTACCGGAAATTTTATGTTTCCAAATCCTTCTTTTGGAAATTACTATGTAAGGATCAATAGTATGACTTATCAAGATATTTTCAGTCCTCACTTTCGATTAAATGAGTTCATCAATGAATATAATCTAGGAAAGATTATACTACAACAAAACAATGCTTACCTCGCAGAGGTTGTCATCAACAAGCGCAAACAATTTATAGAACAACAGCAAGATAAAACAGTCTTTAATATTGAAAATTCTGCACTAGCAGATGGCAACAATGGATTAGAATTATTAGCAAAAATTCCAGGAATAGCTGTTGATGATCATGGAACCTTCAGTATCAAGGGAAAATCAGGAGCTTCTATTATGATCAATGGAAAACTTACTTACCTATCTGCGGATCAACTTGCTAATCTATTGAGAAGTACTTCATCTGCTGATATTAATAAAATTGAAGTCATGTCCAATCCCAACGCGAAACAAGATGCCGCAGGTACTTCGGGAATCATCAATATTGTCTTAAAAAAGGGATTAAAACAAGGGTTTAACGGTGCTATTTCAGGAAATATAGGTGCAGGACGAGGACTACATTTAGGCGGAAGTGTCAACTTGAATTTCCGCACTGAAAAAATAAATGCTTTTGGAAGTTACAATCAGTATTTTCAAAATTTACGTTATTATAATTCATTAACACGTTATTTTCACAAAGATTCCCAGGCTCAACCTAAAACCTTTTCACAACAGGAAAATAAGATTCAACCAAAACTAAGGTCCAATAATTTTAGAGTTGGAATGGACTTTTATTTAAGTCCAAAGCAAACTTTAGGTTTCTTAGTGAATGGTGGTTTGGGAAAATATCCTAAACATGAACCTACCACAACTCAATTTAGGAACTTCGAGACGAAGGATCTCATCTGGTTGGCTTCAACTATAACAGCAGGAAAAGAACGATGGGAAGATATGCTTTACAACATCAATTATAATTTGAAGTTTAATGAAAGTGGGCATGAGCTAAAAATAGATTTTGATCTTATTGACCATTATTCTAAAATGGATCAAACACTTACAACTCAACATAGTAACGAAAATCAAAACAATATACGGCCTTTGTCTTCACGAATTGGGGATATTCCCTCGGACAATAAAGTATATGTTGCAAAAATTGATTATTCCCTGCCACTTGCAGAGCAGTTTAAGTTAGAAACTGGCTGGAAAACAAGCCATATCCGAACAGAGAATGACCTACAGTATGATACGTTACAAAACGGAAATTATGTTCCTGATCTGTCAACAAGTAATCACTTCATTTATAAAGAAACTATACAGGCAGGTTACATCAATTTGTCAAAAACATGGAACAAAATTTCGACTCAAGTTGGACTCCGTGCAGAATACACTTCGACCAATGGCAACCAGATTACCATAGATGAGCAGTTCTCAAAAGATTATCTTAAACTGTTTCCATCTGCATTTATATCGTACAGTTTAAATACGAATCACAAGTTACAGTTGGGTTATAGTTATCGTGTAGAAAGACCCTCTTTTTGGGATCTAAATCCATTTCGTGTTTATACCGACCCCTTCTCCTATTCAGAAGGTAATGCTACATTAGATCCTGCCTATGAACATGCTTTCGAAATGAATTATACGTTAGTAAATAAATATATGTTTACTTTAAATTATGCCAATAGGTCAGATGTTGTCAATGAAATAATAGGAATAGATCCGACCAATGCACATATCACCTATGAAAAACCAGAAAATATAGGATCATTCAGAAACTATGGAATATCTTTTATTGCACCAATGCAAATTGTTTCTTGGTGGACTGCTACTTACTTTGCGAACTTTTATCAAAATGCGTATGAAATTCCGCAAGAAAATCAATTAATCAAACGTGCAGGAAATACCTTGACATTAAATACGCAAAATAATTTTAAACTACCTAAAGATTGGTCTTTAGAACTTGGAGGAAATTATATGTCCGGATTAACTGTTGGTTTGAGTAAGATTAAAAGTTACGGGCTTGTTTACACAGGTATTCAAAAGAATATTCTAAATAAAAAAGCGACGGTTAAATTAGTAGTCAACGATATCTTTCGGACTAACAACAGAAGATTTGAAACGGTTTCTAACACCGTACGGTTAATTGGTAGATCTAATCCAGACAGCAGGACAGCCATATTATCCTTTAATTATCGATTTGGAGGATCAGACAATTCAATAAAACAACGTTCAACGGGATCTGAAGAAATTAAAAATAGACTTTAA